A stretch of the Cryomorphaceae bacterium 1068 genome encodes the following:
- a CDS encoding DUF481 domain-containing protein, whose translation MKKILFFLTFISLAQSVCAQSDSLIFRNGNTMVGEVKEMTRGVLTIETEYSDSDFMIEWQQISEFYSDQLYTVNLDDRTLLTEAKIENLGNGKFKIVGEAQTREVNIDEIVYLRQLDSSFWSKMSASVDLGFSLTKASNLRQYNASANLGYKTDQWTVNGHYRQVRSNQDDVDPIRRTEAGIGGDYSLRNGIFFGAALNFLSNTEQQIDLRTTGSVGAGYYILRNNDMYWNGFLGVAINNENFLEVPEEVSSDRESLEGVLGTELNMYDVGDLNLFTNVLWYPSFTEEGRNRIDYRFDLSYDLPFDFYIKTGLTLNYDSQPAPGASQTDYVIVTGFGWEL comes from the coding sequence ATGAAAAAGATTTTATTCTTTCTGACATTTATTTCCTTGGCGCAATCTGTTTGCGCACAGTCTGATTCATTGATTTTTCGAAATGGAAATACCATGGTGGGTGAGGTAAAAGAAATGACCCGCGGGGTTCTGACCATTGAGACCGAATACAGCGATAGTGACTTCATGATTGAATGGCAGCAGATCTCGGAGTTTTATAGCGATCAACTGTATACCGTCAATTTAGATGACAGAACTTTGCTCACTGAAGCGAAGATTGAGAATCTTGGAAACGGAAAGTTCAAAATAGTCGGCGAGGCTCAAACACGTGAAGTGAATATTGATGAGATTGTATATCTGAGACAATTGGATTCATCGTTTTGGAGTAAGATGTCAGCTTCGGTAGATTTGGGTTTTAGCTTGACCAAAGCCAGTAATCTACGACAGTACAATGCTTCTGCAAACTTGGGCTACAAGACGGATCAATGGACGGTAAACGGACATTACCGACAAGTGCGATCGAATCAAGATGATGTGGACCCGATACGTAGAACAGAGGCAGGAATTGGCGGTGACTATTCATTGCGAAACGGGATTTTCTTTGGTGCAGCTTTGAACTTTCTCTCCAATACGGAGCAGCAAATCGATCTGCGTACCACCGGATCAGTAGGCGCGGGATACTACATTCTTAGAAACAACGACATGTATTGGAATGGATTTCTCGGGGTAGCCATTAACAACGAAAACTTTTTGGAGGTGCCTGAAGAAGTATCTTCAGACAGGGAGAGTTTAGAAGGCGTATTGGGTACCGAACTTAACATGTACGACGTTGGGGATCTGAACCTTTTTACCAATGTACTTTGGTATCCGAGTTTTACTGAAGAAGGTCGTAATCGTATCGACTACCGCTTCGATTTATCCTATGACTTGCCATTTGATTTTTATATCAAAACGGGACTAACACTCAATTACGATAGCCAGCCCGCACCCGGGGCTTCTCAAACCGATTATGTGATTGTTACTGGTTTTGGCTGGGAGCTATAA
- a CDS encoding Yip1 family protein, with product MSENEIEILDFEQNQEEELIEGIEGIEESKLLQSIWLRPKDTLRYILKKCPDKYITQLLIIGGAVSALGNALDGAPLFDLGPWFSLVVIVIIGAILGPLANMVFAAILSMVGRWIGGKGNYSRTLTIVAWSMVPNIAGVVLLFFQIGFFGPYFTFYSGDIEIVVLGLTKSEMILYLLAFLSIVVSIWAAVLLVIGLSLAHNFGIGKAILNLVIPVLIIVIPIGIFAFIMGDLFNTF from the coding sequence ATGAGCGAAAATGAAATTGAAATACTAGATTTTGAACAAAATCAGGAAGAGGAACTGATTGAAGGCATTGAAGGCATTGAAGAGAGCAAATTACTGCAATCCATTTGGCTGCGACCAAAAGACACGTTGAGGTACATCCTCAAGAAATGCCCCGATAAGTACATCACCCAACTTCTTATAATCGGAGGAGCTGTGTCGGCTTTAGGAAATGCCTTGGATGGTGCGCCACTTTTTGACTTGGGACCTTGGTTCTCTTTGGTGGTCATTGTCATAATAGGAGCCATACTTGGCCCTTTGGCCAATATGGTTTTTGCAGCGATTCTGAGCATGGTCGGGAGATGGATCGGAGGAAAAGGCAATTACAGTAGAACACTCACTATTGTAGCATGGTCTATGGTTCCAAATATTGCAGGAGTGGTCCTTCTCTTTTTTCAAATTGGCTTTTTTGGACCCTATTTCACGTTCTACTCCGGTGATATTGAGATTGTCGTACTGGGGCTGACCAAGTCTGAAATGATTCTGTACTTGCTCGCTTTTCTCAGTATAGTTGTCTCGATTTGGGCCGCCGTATTACTGGTTATAGGTTTGAGCCTGGCTCATAATTTCGGAATCGGAAAGGCCATTTTAAATCTGGTCATTCCAGTATTAATCATTGTAATTCCAATTGGCATTTTCGCATTTATTATGGGAGATTTATTCAACACTTTTTAG